A stretch of Gadus chalcogrammus isolate NIFS_2021 chromosome 9, NIFS_Gcha_1.0, whole genome shotgun sequence DNA encodes these proteins:
- the cetp gene encoding cholesteryl ester transfer protein, protein MPGDVVPLLVLLLCVQAVCGASQHKGCMPDPASAYRFTGAVCRLTYPAAAVLNEKTTEVIEAAFQHARYPKITGEKSILLIGTVKYGLDNLEIHNLSIGRSEFELRPPNSIGLKISNVSAVFRGTLNYGYGSWLMNIEHSIDFEIESHIDLGINPMLYCGAGKVAADTSDCYLDFHKLSLQLQGDSEPNWLKKLFTDFITFTVRLVIKGQICKEINKVANILSDFVQETAEAFLSDGSISMDIGVIAAPVITTNYIESYHKGLTNYNNISAVINESVFDPGQLTEDRMVYFWISDQVLNPMLAAAHQDQRFRFEVSGDEIIELFKKELVSPAPAFIEQCLGESVPPVLSVWSFSIPLLKTSPSGTSVQTEVSGMLQCGNPLTPTLYFQMGVEVVVTASYSEKKLFLHGNASEITILKAELQQNQQLLDAVQQEYLREAVEKIGIPKILSVLEPELTRLLDKQGANLFDIVNPEVLPQNGFVLIQMDFGFPQHLLVEFLQKTLE, encoded by the exons ATGCCTGGAGATGTGGTTcctctgctggtgctgctgctgtgtgtccaGGCAGTGTGTGGAGCGTCCCAGCACAAGGGCTGCATGCCAGACCCGGCCTCTGCCTACCGCTTCACCGGGGCAGTGTGCCGCCTGACCTACCCCGCTGCGGCTGTCC TGAATGAGAAAACCACTGAGGTGATTGAGGCAGCTTTCCAACACGCCAGATACCCCAAAATAACTGGAGAGAAGTCAATCCTTCTCATTGGCACAGTCAAATATGGCTTGGACAA TCTTGAGATCCATAACCTGTCCATTGGTCGGAGCGAGTTTGAACTGCGTCCACCCAATAGCATTGGCTTGAAAATCAGCAACGTGTCAGCAGTGTTCAGGGGAACACTTAACTATGGATACGGCAgctggct gATGAACATCGAACATTCAATTGACTTTGAGATAGAGTCACATATCGACTTAGGAATCAACCCCATGCTCT ACTGTGGTGCGGGGAAGGTGGCTGCGGACACCTCTGACTGCTACCTGGACTTCCACAAGCTCAGCCTCCAGCTGCAGGGAGACAGCGA ACCAAACTGGCTGAAGAAGCTCTTCACGGATTTCATCACATTCACTGTCAGGCTTGTTATCAAGGGACAG ATTTGTAAAGAAATCAACAAGGTTGCGAACATCCTGTCTGACTTTGTACAAGaaacagcag AGGCATTTCTCAGTGACGGGAGCATCAGCATGGACATAGGTGTCATCGCAGCCCCTGTTATCACCACCAACTACATAGAGTCCTACCACAAG GGCCTGACGAACTACAACAACATCTCAGCGGTTATCAATGAGTCGGTTTTTGATCCAGGTCAGCTCACTGAAGACAGGATGGTCTACTTCTGGATCTCAG ACCAAGTGCTCAACCCCATGCTGGCTGCAGCCCACCAGGACCAACGATTCCGCTTCGAAGTCTCAGGAGATGAGATCATT GAGCTGTTTAAGAAGGAGCTTGTCAGTCCAGCACCTGCATTTATAGAGCAG TGTCTGGGGGAGAGTGTTCCTCCAGTACTCAGTGTGTGGAGCTTCTCCATCCCATTGCTGAAAACCTCTCCCAGTGGTACCAGTGTCCAGACTGAGGTGTCTGGGATGCTCCAATGTGGAAATCCTCTCACACCCACtctctacttccaaatg GGGGTCGAAGTGGTGGTCACCGCTTCATACTCTGAAAAAAAGCTATTTCTCCATGGTAACGCCTCTGA AATCACTATACTGAAGGCAGAGCTTCAACAGAACCAACAG CTGCTAGATGCAGTGCAGCAAGAGTACTTAAGAGAGGCTGTGGAGAAGATTGGCATCCCAAAGATCTTGTCTG TTCTGGAGCCTGAGCTGACAAGGCTGTTGGACAAGCAGGGGGCCAACTTGTTTGATATTGTGAACCCTGAAGTGCTTCCTCAGAAC GGATTTGTGTTGATCCAGATGGACTTTGGCTTCCCACAACATCTCCTGGTTGAATTCCTCCAGAAAACTCTAGAATAA
- the anapc13 gene encoding anaphase-promoting complex subunit 13, which yields MDSEFQRDGRVLDLTDDAWREDRLPYEDVTIPLSELPEAEQDNGGSTESVKEQEMKWTDLALQSLHENTHNTGT from the exons ATGGACAGTGAATTTCAACGAGATGGAAGGGTCCTAGACCTCACCGATGATGCTTGGAGAGAAGACCGATTGCCGTACGAAGATGTCACTATCCCTCTG AGTGAACTGCCCGAGGCTGAACAGGATAATGGCGGATCAACAGAGTCTGTGAAAGAACAAGAGATGAAATGGACGGACCTGGCCCTTCAAAGCCTACACGAAAACACCCACAACACTGGAACGTAA